The Parashewanella tropica genome window below encodes:
- a CDS encoding nucleotidyltransferase family protein, with the protein MVEHHHKIVEWIQNDPVRIQALKIVEFVFNQEGIKEYLLAAGFVRNLVWDRLHDFEQLSPLFDIDVIFYDTHEPSELRDQNLETLLKNELSLPWSVKNQARMHVRNGDRPYQSVNDAMSYWPEKETAIGVRLEKNEIVVQSAFGLDSLFALEVTHNPKRSLDIFYQRVKDKNWLSLYPKLKQITSK; encoded by the coding sequence ATGGTTGAGCATCATCATAAAATTGTTGAATGGATACAAAATGATCCTGTTCGAATACAGGCTTTAAAAATAGTTGAATTTGTTTTTAATCAAGAAGGTATTAAGGAATATTTATTAGCCGCGGGTTTTGTTAGAAATTTGGTTTGGGATCGGCTCCATGATTTTGAGCAACTATCACCTTTATTTGATATTGATGTCATTTTTTATGATACACATGAGCCATCAGAACTGAGAGATCAAAACCTAGAAACATTATTAAAAAACGAGTTGTCACTACCTTGGTCAGTTAAGAATCAAGCAAGGATGCATGTGCGCAATGGAGACAGGCCTTATCAGTCAGTTAATGATGCAATGTCATATTGGCCTGAAAAGGAAACGGCTATAGGTGTAAGGCTTGAAAAGAATGAGATTGTTGTTCAATCAGCATTTGGCCTAGACTCACTGTTTGCGCTCGAAGTCACCCATAACCCGAAAAGAAGCTTAGACATTTTTTATCAAAGAGTAAAAGACAAGAACTGGCTAAGCCTCTATCCTAAACTCAAGCAAATCACTTCAAAATAA